In Candidatus Hydrogenedentota bacterium, the sequence GCCCTGGCGTTTCCTGCCTTCAACAAGCGGAATGCAGAGCCTTAAAGCATGCGCTTGCGGCCCCATCTCCGTTAATCGTGCGAACTTCTACCCAGCAGCTTGTCGTACGCCTCGCAGGAGATGTTCCCTGAAAGGCATTCACCCGACTCGCACAGGGGGCACTGTTCCACCGATTCGCAGCCCGGTTTGAAGCAGGCCATGACATCGTGGATCTTTGCCGCGCGCGACTCGTCGCTCAGGATATAGCGCATGAGCCACACCATGCGGCGGCCTGTTTCCAGGCTCATCAAGTGTTCCATTTTGCAGGCGTCAGAAAGCGCCACGTTGGGCGAAACGCCCAGCACTTCCTGGAAGAATTTCGATAGGATGCGGAAGTTGTGCTCCACGAGGCGGGCAATTTCCCGGCCTTCTTCGGTAAGCAGGAGGAAACGATTCGGGTCTTCCGTCACCCATCCCCGCTTCTTGAGCTGGGAGATTGACATTGACGCTGCGCCGCGCGACACTTCGAGCATGCGGGACACATCTGTAACCCGGGCATAGCCGAATTCATCCTTCAAGGCGTCAATGGCCATAAGGTAGTGCGCCGCGGAGTGCGTGACGTCGTTCTTTTCGAACTCACGCCAGTATGTGGAGTCATTAATGGGCTTTGTCATGAGGTCGGCCTCTTGTTTAGCATACTAAACCGCCGTTCAAAGGTATTATAATCCGCTCACACCCCCTCCGTCAAGGTCTTTACCTAGTTCCTCTTTGGGCTGCTCCTATCAAACGCTAATTATCCAAGCCCAAATGTCCGGTACTTCTCGACGGTGCTAATCGGAGAACAACGTGAAGGTGTGCCCTGCGGACTGCTTTTGGGTTCGTGACAATTCCGATTCTTGATACTTGGAATGGCATTCCATCCGGCAGTCCGTGAAGAGTCTATTCAGGGCGAAACGAAATGATCGAGCGCGATTTGGCATCTCATAGCAAGCTCGGGGCATTGCGGGAAGGGTTCGCGCTGGAGACAGCCGCGCGCATGATCGGCAAGAGAGGCGAGGAGCTTTACTTCTGGTCGACCCACGCGGGCGCAGAGGTAGATCTCTTTTGGCAGAGTAGCGGCAAGAACTGGGCAATTGAGGTCAAGTACGCGGATGCGCCGAGTTTCACACCGTCCATGCAGAGCGCGCTGAAGGACCTGCAACTGGAACACCTCTGGGTCGTACATCCGGGAGACCGTGCATATCCTCTTGCGCAGAACGTCACTACGATTCCTTTGACGCACATTGGATACACCTGGCGCTACGCGTGAATCTTTGCCGACCTGATGGGCGCTCCCTATAATGGCCCGATAAGGAGTACCCGCCATGACATCTAGATGTAGCCTCGCTCTGCTTATAGTGCTTTCCGCAGCATGCGCCGTCTGCGGTTTGGCGCATGCCCAGGATGAAGCCTTGATGACCCCGACGAATCTGCTCTGCGAATACCGCGTTAACCCGATGGGGATCGACGCGACGCCACCGCGCTTGAGCTGGACACTGCAGTCCGACCGGCGAGGGGCAAAGCAGACCGCCTACCAGATTCTGGTGGCGTCTACGGAAGAGGGGCTTTCAAAGGATCAGGGCGACCTGTGGGACAGCGGAAAGGTCGCGTCGCCGAGTGGGACGTTGCAGCCGTTTGGCGGGGCGGCGTTGCAGTCGCGGCAGCGCTGCTTTTGGAAGGTGCGCGTGTGGGACGAGAACGATCGCGTTGGAGCTTGGAGCGAGCCTGCGCGCTGGAGCATGGGGCTGTTGAACGCCGCCGACTGGCAATGCTCGTATATCAAGTTCAACGAAGCGGACGGGGATCCGAATTGTCCGTGGATGCGGAAGACGTTCACGCTGGACTACCAGCCCTCCGACGCGCGCGTGTATGTGAACACGCTCGGATACTACGAGTTGTACATCAACGGCGCCAAGATCGACGAAAATCCGATGACGCCCGCGCCAACGCAATTTTCGAAGCGGTCGTACTACCTCGTTCATGACGTCGCGAAGTACTTGAAGCCGGGAAAGAACTGCATCGGGCTCTGGATCTCGCGTGGATGGTTTGCGCCGGGTCTCTTTGGCGTCACACACAATGGGCCTATCGCGCGCGCACAGCTTGAAATCGGAGGACCGGACGGACAGAAACAGACGATTGGCACCGGGGCCGATTGGAAGACGCGGATGAGCAGCATTACCGTGCTTGGGAAGGGCAGTAGCGGGCATTACGGCGGCGAGAAGGTGGAGATGGTGAAATATGAGCCGGCATGGGCAACGCCGGATTACGACGACAGTGCGTGGCTCGCTGTGCAAGTTGTGAACGATGTACCCGAGCATACGGTGTGCGCGCAGCGCGTGGGGCCGAACCGCGTGAGGAAGTCGTTTGCGCCGCGCGTCATCCGCCCCTTCGGCGAGAAGACGTGGCTCATCGATTTCGGCACCTGCCTGACGGGATCGTTCGATATTCGATTTGTGGCGCCCAAAGCGGGCGAGGAGGTCGCGTTCGACTTCTACGACAGCATCGCGAATGAAAACGATCTGCACAACTTCAGCCAGCGCGACGTGTACGTGAGCGACGGAAAAACCGAAGGACATTTCGCCACGCACTTCAACTATCACGCTTATCGTTACGCGCGTGTGACGGGTATCGAGACTCCGCCGCGCGAGGAAGATGTTACGGCGGGGTTGATCTACTCCGAGCACGAGCCGCTGACTACGTTTGCGTGCTCCAATCCGCTGCTGACCGATATCCACGACATGATCTTCTACACGTTCCAGTGCTTGAGCCTTGGCGGGAATCTCGTTGACTGCCCGCACATCGAGAGGCTGGGATACGGCGGCGACGGTCACGCGAGCACGCCTTCCATGCTGACAATGTACAACTCTGGAGCGATGTATACCGGCTGGCTGGAACACTGGCAGGATTGTCAGCGCGAAGACGGCGATATGCCTCATACGGCGCCCAATACGGAGAACGCGGGCGGCGGTCCGTTCTGGTGCGCGTTCATCATCGGCGCGTCGCGGCACGTGGCGACGTTGTACAACGATCATCGCATCCTGGAATCGAACTATCCGGCAATGCAGCGCTGGCTGGACGGGTATGTAGAGAGCCGGTGCAAGGACGATCTTCTAATGGGCTGGGAGAACAAACCCTATCGCAATTGGTACTTGGGCGATTGGGCGCAGCCCGGACGCCTTGAGAAAGAACGCGAGAAGTCCACGCATCTCGTGAACAACTGCGTGCGAATCATGTGTTACGACTACATGGCGAGCATCGCCACGGAGTTGGGCAAAGCGGACGATGCCAAGCGCTACAAGGTCAAGGCCGACGCGTTGCGGCCCAAGGTTCACGCCAAGTTCTACGACGAAGCCAACGGCACCTATGCCGACGACACGCAGATCGATCTTGCGTATGCCCTGTTGGTCGACGTTGTTCCCGAGAATCTGCGCGGGCAGATGCTCAAGCGTCTTGAGGATGACATTGTCGTGAAACGGCAGGGGCACCTGGATGTCGGACTGGTCGGAATCCCGATTCTTGTCGCATGCGCGTTGAAATACGACCGGAGCGACCTGATTTTCACGGTGCTGAATCAGGACACCTTCCCGGGTTACGGCCACATGTTGAAGAACGGCGCAACGACAACGTGGGAGCATTGGGACGGAGACCGTTCGCTTATTCACAATTGCTACAACGGCATCGGCGTGTGGTTCTATCGCGGCCTGGCGGGCATTCTGCCCGACGCGGAGGCCGGCTTCGTGCGGCCCACCTTGCGACCGGCCATCGTTGGAGATCTGACCTGGGCACAGGCCCGCCAAGAGACGGTTGCGGGAACATTCGCCAGCCATTGGCGAGTCGAGCAGGGAAACCTGGTTTGGAACATCGAGGTTCCGCCCGGCGTCGAGTCTGCAACCGTGATGGTCCCCGCGAGCAAGGCGGACGCCGTGCAGGAATCGGGCAAACCGGCAGCGGAGAGCGAAGGGGTCAGCGCCAAGGGAATGCAAGGAGCGTACGCGGTTTTCGAAGTGAAGTCGGGAAAGTACGAGTTCACCGCGCCACGGTAGTGACAGGTTTCGCGAATGACACAGGCCATAGGACGAATCGGTCGGATCCGATTGATCCGTCCCATCGAGGATCTAATTCCGTGAATCGCAGACAATTCATGCAAGCAGCCGCTGTGGCCGCGAGTGCAGTCGTAACCATGAAAGGGGAAGCGGTCATGCGATCATCTCCTGAGTTTGCGGAGTACCAGAAGAAGCGCCGCGAGGAGTTATGGTCGCTGCTGGGTGATCTGCCGGAGAAGCGTCCGCCAACGGCGAGACTGCTCTCTACGGAGCGCGGCAATGGGTTCACGCTTGAGCATCTTGTACTGGACCTCAACGGCATTCAACCGGTCCCGGCACTCATGCTGATTCCGGATCGCATCCAGAAGCCCGCGCCAGCGGTGCAATACATCCATTGGCACGGCGGCGACTACTTCGTGGGTAAGCAAGAACTGTTGAAGGGCACGAGCGCGATGCAGGCGTATGCGCCGGTGTACGCCGAGAAGGGCATTGTGGCGCTGGCCATCGACAGTTGGTGCTTCGGCGAGCGTGCGCCGTACCCGAACGAGGGGAGCCGTGGCGAGAGCGACACCTTCAAGGAAATGCTGTGGAAGGGCCAGGTCCTTTTCGGGATGATGATGTTCGACGAATGGCAGGCGCTCAATTACCTGTGCACGCGGCCCGAAGTCGACACGAACCGAATCGGCAGTTTCGGGATTTCGATGGGGTCGACCAAATCGTGGTGGCTTGCCGCGATCGACGAACGCATTAAAGTCTGCATCGACCTTTGTTGCTTGACCGATTACGAAGCGTTGATCGCCGCAAAGGGGCTGTCGCACCACAGCATTTACTACTACGTGCCAAGCCTTTTGAAACACTTTCAGACCCACGAGATCAACGAACTCATCGTGCCGCGTCCGCGGCTAAGCCTGGACGGCAGGCAAGACACGCTTACGCCACCGCAGGGCGTCGAACGCATCCGCGATTACTTGCTGCCGCTTTATCGCGAGTACGGCAAGGAAGAAGACTGCCGTATCGAACTCTTCGATTGCGGACACAAGGAACTGCCGGAAATGCGCACGATTATTCTGGAATGGTTGGACAAGTACTTGGTAGATGCGCGCGGATAGAATTATCCCGAATGCAGTCCGTAGAACTCTTCGAGGACTATCTGTAGGCGTCTTTTCGATTTTCGAGCGACACGATGGAGACGACTTTGGTTTCCTCGCTAACAACGTAGAATAACCGGTAGTCGCCAAGGCGGTATCTCCAAGTGACCGGATCGTATCCGCGAAGCCTCTTGATATTGCCGCCGAAGTAGGGCTGCTTCCTGAGTTGTGGATATACGCGCGCCTTGAGCGTTGCTTCAAGCCGATTCCTGGTGGTTGAATCAAGCCGTTTCATGCAACGCGTGAACTCATCGGTCTCGAAAATCCTGAAGCTAGTCAACAAAACGACCCCTACCCATTTGGGCGTCGCGATACCCTTTCTTCAGGCTCCGATTCAAAGCGGGGTTGCTTACGATTTCACCCATCTCAAATTCGTCCACAAACTCACTATCCTCGATGTAGCGCTTTGCGGCTGTTTCTATGAAGTTCGATAGAGGACGATTGTCGTCCTTGGCCATTTGTCGAAACAGTCGGTACGTTTCGTCATCGAGTCGCAACGTAACGGTCTTCGGCATAGAGACACCTC encodes:
- a CDS encoding metal-dependent transcriptional regulator — protein: MTKPINDSTYWREFEKNDVTHSAAHYLMAIDALKDEFGYARVTDVSRMLEVSRGAASMSISQLKKRGWVTEDPNRFLLLTEEGREIARLVEHNFRILSKFFQEVLGVSPNVALSDACKMEHLMSLETGRRMVWLMRYILSDESRAAKIHDVMACFKPGCESVEQCPLCESGECLSGNISCEAYDKLLGRSSHD
- a CDS encoding DUF4143 domain-containing protein encodes the protein MIERDLASHSKLGALREGFALETAARMIGKRGEELYFWSTHAGAEVDLFWQSSGKNWAIEVKYADAPSFTPSMQSALKDLQLEHLWVVHPGDRAYPLAQNVTTIPLTHIGYTWRYA
- a CDS encoding glycoside hydrolase family 78 protein; this translates as MTSRCSLALLIVLSAACAVCGLAHAQDEALMTPTNLLCEYRVNPMGIDATPPRLSWTLQSDRRGAKQTAYQILVASTEEGLSKDQGDLWDSGKVASPSGTLQPFGGAALQSRQRCFWKVRVWDENDRVGAWSEPARWSMGLLNAADWQCSYIKFNEADGDPNCPWMRKTFTLDYQPSDARVYVNTLGYYELYINGAKIDENPMTPAPTQFSKRSYYLVHDVAKYLKPGKNCIGLWISRGWFAPGLFGVTHNGPIARAQLEIGGPDGQKQTIGTGADWKTRMSSITVLGKGSSGHYGGEKVEMVKYEPAWATPDYDDSAWLAVQVVNDVPEHTVCAQRVGPNRVRKSFAPRVIRPFGEKTWLIDFGTCLTGSFDIRFVAPKAGEEVAFDFYDSIANENDLHNFSQRDVYVSDGKTEGHFATHFNYHAYRYARVTGIETPPREEDVTAGLIYSEHEPLTTFACSNPLLTDIHDMIFYTFQCLSLGGNLVDCPHIERLGYGGDGHASTPSMLTMYNSGAMYTGWLEHWQDCQREDGDMPHTAPNTENAGGGPFWCAFIIGASRHVATLYNDHRILESNYPAMQRWLDGYVESRCKDDLLMGWENKPYRNWYLGDWAQPGRLEKEREKSTHLVNNCVRIMCYDYMASIATELGKADDAKRYKVKADALRPKVHAKFYDEANGTYADDTQIDLAYALLVDVVPENLRGQMLKRLEDDIVVKRQGHLDVGLVGIPILVACALKYDRSDLIFTVLNQDTFPGYGHMLKNGATTTWEHWDGDRSLIHNCYNGIGVWFYRGLAGILPDAEAGFVRPTLRPAIVGDLTWAQARQETVAGTFASHWRVEQGNLVWNIEVPPGVESATVMVPASKADAVQESGKPAAESEGVSAKGMQGAYAVFEVKSGKYEFTAPR
- a CDS encoding alpha/beta hydrolase family protein produces the protein MRSSPEFAEYQKKRREELWSLLGDLPEKRPPTARLLSTERGNGFTLEHLVLDLNGIQPVPALMLIPDRIQKPAPAVQYIHWHGGDYFVGKQELLKGTSAMQAYAPVYAEKGIVALAIDSWCFGERAPYPNEGSRGESDTFKEMLWKGQVLFGMMMFDEWQALNYLCTRPEVDTNRIGSFGISMGSTKSWWLAAIDERIKVCIDLCCLTDYEALIAAKGLSHHSIYYYVPSLLKHFQTHEINELIVPRPRLSLDGRQDTLTPPQGVERIRDYLLPLYREYGKEEDCRIELFDCGHKELPEMRTIILEWLDKYLVDARG
- a CDS encoding type II toxin-antitoxin system RelE/ParE family toxin codes for the protein MTSFRIFETDEFTRCMKRLDSTTRNRLEATLKARVYPQLRKQPYFGGNIKRLRGYDPVTWRYRLGDYRLFYVVSEETKVVSIVSLENRKDAYR
- a CDS encoding ribbon-helix-helix protein, CopG family, with translation MPKTVTLRLDDETYRLFRQMAKDDNRPLSNFIETAAKRYIEDSEFVDEFEMGEIVSNPALNRSLKKGYRDAQMGRGRFVD